In Arthrobacter sp. Soc17.1.1.1, the DNA window GAATCCGCGCGTGAGCGCCACGAACTTCTTCAAGCAGCTGATGAAGGTGGAGGGATGGGAAGCGCTCGAGCCGAGCACGGCGATCCACCGGGTTCAGCGCAACGACAACCCAAATCACTACACGCAGTTCCGCGGGCCGGCCACTGAGGTCGTCAAGGCTCTTGCCGGCGGCGACATCGAAGGGATCGACTCCACCGGAGCGTGCCCTGCAGCCAGTAACGCGGTCATTGGGGAGCTGTCGGGCAAGTGGGTGAACCCTCTGCCCGGATCGACGGTGACCAGCGGATACGGTCCCCGTGGAGCACCCGCTGGGACCGCCGGCGGCGTCCTGGCTAATTTCCACTACGGGCTCGACCTGTCCAGCACCACAGCCGCTTCCGGCGGCACGGTGGTGGCGGCCACGGATATGAAAATCACCATCGCCCGGGAGAACGACGGACAGTTCGGTACCCGCGTCAACGGAACCACTCTCGACGGCAAACTCACGATCGGCCACTACCACCTCGCTGCCGGCAGCTTGAAGGTCAAGGTCGGGGATACCGTCGCCGCCGGCACGCCCCTAGGCACCGAAGGTGGCACCGGCAACGTCAGCGGCACCCACCTTCACCTTGAGTTCTTCACAGGAACCCCGGCCGAACCTTCGATCCCGACCAACCCGACCGTCGATCCCGAACCGATCCTTCGTAGCAAGGGAGCACTCTGATGCGAATTTCTATCGTCTTCACACGGACGGCCACCGTGGGACTGAGCGCGTTGCTCGTCAGCGGATGCGCTTTGTTCACGCCCGCCTCCAGCGTCGAAGATGAGGCTCGTTCGTCAACACCGACGTCGCATGAGACGCACCACAGTGGGGACGGCCATGCACACGACGAGTTTTACGAGGGCGTCCCCGATGTCACCTGGTCGCCGTCGACGAACGCAGAGGTCGAGGCAGTCGCGGTAGAGGTCATGGATCTGTTCGCACGCCCTGAGGTACCCGAGCGTCGCTGGTACACGGACCTGCTGCCGCACCTGTCCGAGGAGTATGCGGAGGACGCCCAGTACATCGATCCAGCCAACGTGCGCGTGAACGAGATCCTGTCCGGTCCGTCTCTGGTTCGGGAGAAGGACAACCCTCTCACCGTGACGGCCGAGTTCTCCACAAACGCCGGTCCATGGTCGGTCCTGCTGCACAGGGTCGGGCAGGACGATCCATGGCTGGTCGAAGCCATCCAACCCACAGAACCAGCCAATCCGTGAACCAGCGCTACAACCAAGGAACGAGGTAGGAACCGTGCCCATCAACAAGGAACTTGTTCAGTCAG includes these proteins:
- a CDS encoding M23 family metallopeptidase, with the translated sequence MQDTKGGELIAVVAAICLVPLMIVIIAVVGMTGAPAASGLCAAPGVAGDASTVEGSVAGFSGVQLQNAAEIMGVATDLKLPVSAQILGVQTAIGESTLEVKTYGDAAGPDSRGLFQQRDNGAWGSLEDRMNPRVSATNFFKQLMKVEGWEALEPSTAIHRVQRNDNPNHYTQFRGPATEVVKALAGGDIEGIDSTGACPAASNAVIGELSGKWVNPLPGSTVTSGYGPRGAPAGTAGGVLANFHYGLDLSSTTAASGGTVVAATDMKITIARENDGQFGTRVNGTTLDGKLTIGHYHLAAGSLKVKVGDTVAAGTPLGTEGGTGNVSGTHLHLEFFTGTPAEPSIPTNPTVDPEPILRSKGAL